Sequence from the Luteibacter aegosomaticola genome:
ATGCATAGGCCGCTATCCAGGCTACGGAGCCAAGGAAGATCCCGCTGAAAATAGCGGCAGTGACGGAAGCCAGGCAGATAAGCCCATACATGGCCACATCCGTACCCGCGCTCGGTGACCTGCGCACCATGGACGCCACGTAGAGGCCCAATAGCGGGATGCCCACGAAGAGGAGCGCGCCGATGCCATAGGAAAACTGGGTGTAAAGGCGTTGTTGCCGTTTAAGTGCCTCCTGCCTGGCACGGATGGCCTGGGCATCGGCATCAAGCGGCTTTTGCTGTTCGACCTGGCTGACTGTCCCGACCTGCCCAACCGGAGCTGGCAGCGTCGTCTGGTAGCCAAGGGCAGCAGCGATGAGCATCATGCAGAGCGCCAGGCTCGGCAGGATCAGTAAGCGCCGTTGCTTCAGCATGTTTTCCCCCTGTGTGCAGACCGTCCTGTGGCTGCCTTACGGGGTGGATGGTGACGGGTTTGGGGGTGGTTGTCACGGGCGTTTGGTGCTCGCCGTTTCATAGTGCGGCGTTAAGTGGAACCAGAGGCCGCGCACGCCCCTCACATTCTCGGATTACTAAAGATCGGGACGAATCTGCCGAGTTACCACTCTTGGCCCGACAAGGAACGTAGATGTTTGCCGCGAAGAAGACGCCGAAGGCCGCATCGGCCGTCAATGGCCCAACACGAGATCCCAATCCCAGAGTCAAATACAGCTATTCGATGCTCCTCAAGGAGCTCAGTGAAGCAATGAAGTGGGTGCAAGAGCGGTCGGTAACTCTGGGGGCAATAGCGTTAGGAACAACTACCTGGCTATGGCTGGACTTTTCCGCAAAATATGGCCTGGGCATCGGCGTGTTCTCTGGCAGCGTGCTAGGTGCGCTCCCATCATTGCTATTGTGCTCCGTCTTGCTATGCATAGGCCTTACTCTGGCATTCCTTATGCCTACTGCACTTCTGCTGGTCCCAGTGGGCGAGGGTCGCCCGAAGCTCATCGATCTAGACACGCCAAAGCGCCTCAACGCCACAGACCGAAATGTCCTTCGCGTACCTAAAAGGTCCGCCATCCGCTGGATGGTTATCACCTGCCTCCAGGTCGCCCTAATCTCAGGCGCCACTTTCGTGCCGCTCGGCATGTCCTACTTTAAGGGCAGTGAGGATTGGGCAATATTTCTATTTCTGGTTACTGCGGTTGCATTTCCGTCAGCCGCTTTTGCCAAATGGGTGGGTGGTAACCAGTCGTTTGATTTTCAGGCACTAATCGTCGGTTCAATGATGGCTCAGTTCCAGCTATCAGTGCCGGTTGCCCTATGGGTCATCCCCTTCGTACTTGGGGACGATCGGGCAGTGACTTTTGCCAACGGCATGAAGAGTTTCATTGCGGTCGCGCTCGTCGCCGGGCCCCTCTCGGGTGCGCAGGTGGTGCTTATCGGACTATTCCGGTCTCTTGCAGCGCGCAAGAACATCGTTCTTCGATCGCTATTTCTCGCCCAGGGCCTGCTCGTCGTGGTCGCTGCCATCGCGCCACTCGGTGCACGCCTGCTGTATATCCCGATTCAGATCATGGGCATGAACGGCATGAAATGCGCGGTTCTTCCAATCGTTGCGACCGAGAAGGAGAAGATTCCCGCTATCCTCAGGAGTACCCACAGCGGAACAACTGTTGAACTCTCCTTCGTCACGCCAGTTATCGACGAGTACCGGTTCGTCCGAGCAATGACGTTGGATCCGGACACGACCGTCGCGATACCCAAGTCGGCGGTCGGCCTCCCGGTGTCATGTCCTGAGGATCAGAAGATCGGCGGCTAGCGAATCTCAGGCACGTGGTTGCGAAACGATTTTCTTCCGTTTGGCAAGTTCATTGAGATCGCTCTGGCCACCAAGTCATCGGCCTCGACGGCAAGCAGGGTATTCCATCCAAACAGCTAGTGCCTCACTCAATCCGGGCGGAAGCGGACAGCCGGATCGACATCTTTCAAGGAAGCGATGCCCACGTTCGGTGTAGCTGCGCGTCACGCCCGAGATACACAATGCGATGCTCGCCACTGAGGAGCCTAGCTTCGTAGACGCCCCCTGCGACGGTGAGCCTGCGAGTGATTTCTGCGGCCCCTCGTCCTTCGACCCAGATCCAACAACCTATCCGCGGGTCGGCCAAGTCCTTACGCCCCCTACGCGGTTCCATAAGACGGTCATTAACCGATCGACGCAACACTCTCGGGTCAACGGACCGACGTGAAACGAAATGGCTAGGTATCTGTGCGGGGACCACTGGCAGGGCGGAAAAACGTGCCATGAGGCTCGCACGCTCGTCCTCCAGCTGACGGACCGCCTCAGGTAGCCAGATCCAAGTTCTTGGCGCGTCATTAAGTATCCAATCGGACAACCCCGCCAGATCGTTAATTGGACCGGACTGAAACTCAGACAGGTCGATCTCAACCATGCGGACATCTAACGCCCTGACCCTATCGGCTTTCGCCTCGTCGACAAGGTGGCGGACGTGGATCTCGACATAGAGGCTCCCAGCATCATCCATCAGCACGACGTCGGGCCGAAGCTCCTCAAGCGGCCGCTCCACCTGACCGCCCCAAACAGAGCCGACTTTGGACGGCAGCCGGAGCTCCGCCCCATACCGAAGGATGCCGTCGGCACCCCTGAACGTCGGTGGGTTCTCGACGCCTTTTGCCCCTGACCAGGCGGGCAACGTCAGATGATCCGCCTCAGCCACAATCTGCTTCGCAAATCGATGGATCGCCGTCTCTAGACACCCTGGCCCTTCTACCCGCCCGTCGTGCGCGAAATGAGGCCGACGTACCTCTCCCAGCTTGGCGACCAGTCGGGCACCACAACCTGGACAAGTACAGCCACACGCCAGTCCTCGGGCGACCTCTGAGACGAGCACCATGCGCCCATTCCTCAGCCCAACCGGAATCCCCACCGTTTGTATTGCCCCCGGCCCGCCTTCACTAATTCGACTTGCCATGTCTCCGCTCCACCGTTAAGAAGTGGGCTGAGACTCTACTTTCCATGGAAGGGGAAACATGGACGAACAGACCGAATCAGGTAACACGACGCTTTACGCATTGGACGCGTTCGCCCGCTGGCTCGAGGCCGAGCCACCCCAGGGAAAGGTCCGACAGGTGCTAATGGCCTTCGCGGCGCAGACCCGCGAGGCGCTAGAACGCGGTGGCGAGCCGCCTACGGCGGATGTAAATCAGCTCCATGCCTTGTACCGGGATCAAGCAGGAGGTCCTGCCGCCAACGACCCCATCACTGGAAAGTGGCTCCCCGCCTCCCAGGTTCGGACGTGGTGGGAGGGCCAACAAAACAGTCGTCGACAGTTTCTACAAGGGGCAAAGGCCCAGCGTGACGTCGACCTAATCATTGATCTGGGCGGCGGGCGGGGCAATCCCACGACGTATCGATTCGCGTTTCCAGAATCCGCCTCCAGTCAAGAACAGGAGGATTTCCGCTCTACGGACGGCGCCCCCCATACCGTTAAGCCTTCTCCAGACCTGATCACATATTCGGTCGAGCAGGCAGAAAGCGCCCTCCTCTGGCGCCCTGTCATTGGCAAACCTTTCTCTATGAAGTCTGCAAAGGGCGTGTTGTTCCTCGTTATAGTTAGCCTACCGCTTGCCGTTCTTATTTTTTGCGGGATCATAAGCGCGGTGTGGCTTGCGACGTCCTCCGTCAATTTCTTAAAGCACATTGGCCCTTTCGTGTTAGCGGTGACCATCTCCGCAATCGCCCTTCGCGCCTTCAAGCCTATTTGGGACCTACCCACCCTCCGCGTGACGATCGCCCCAGACTGGCTTATCAGCACGAAGCAGATGTACGCCCAATTCCGCCTAACTCGAGACAGCGAGAAGAAGGCCGGCGGGCGATTTTCCCTTGTCCGCTTCTACGCGAGTTGTCCGGTATGTGCGGGAGCCATCGAAGTTCGCGAAGGTGGCACTGCCTTCCCTGGTAGGCTCGTTGGCTGCTGTTCCGACAGTCCGCGGGAGCACGTGTTTAGCTTCGACGCGGTAACTCAGCGGGGTCGCGCTCTTTTGCGGTGAACGGCTAGGCCACCCGCTGTACCGCCGGTCGCCGGCCGCCGGCCGCCGACATTACCAACGATGGCGGCCGGGAGCTCTGAATCAGAAAGGCGCTTCCCGGAGGAAGTGTAGGCAAAACCCTACATTCACTTCCAAAAAAGGCAGCTATATTCCGCCGCGTCACCAGAAGTAATCAGGGGAATATTCGAAATGGCAACTTCTGCACCGGGATCGGACTTCTCGGCCATCCTTTCTGCCGCGCGTGAGTGGATCAACACGTGCATCCATGCCGATGGCTCGATGTTCACGTCCGACCAGATCTGGACTCTCGAAAATATCGAGGAACTTCATCGAGCTATTGCCGACCATCCCATCGCTGGGGATGGCTCATTTATCGACAAGCTGCTCGAGCAGACTGCGCCAACAACCAGTCGAGTCAAAGCCCTTCTTGCTGAGCTCTATTGGGCTCTCCAGCTTTTCCCGAGCAATCTTCGCGCAGAGACGAAAGTTAAGCTTTTTCGGCAATTCGCAGACGTCGCCAGGTTTGACACTTCCGGCGGCGAACGCTGGTTGTCGAAAGAGGTCCTCCGAGGAATCGGCTCTGGCGGCACTGGCTATCAACAGTATTTCTGGCGCGAGGTGGTCTACGCCACAGCAGTATTCAGCGCGCTCAAGCGCATGCCGCGCGATGAGAGGATCAGCCTCATGGAGGATCGCGCCCGATTCACACCGTGGCTCGAAGCGCAGATGAACGCTAAAGAAGACCGTCAGTACCGGCACATGTTCCGTTACTTCGTCTTCCCCAAGGACGTCGAACGCATGTCGAGCAATCGCAACCGTCGCGATGTTCTCGAAGCATTTGCCAACATCCAGCAAGACGAGTCTTTCAAGTGGTCGGATCTTGACCTGGACGACGCACTTTTAGCATTGCGGGCCCGTCTCGGGACCGAACTCGGAACAGATGTTCTCGATTTCTATGAGTCGCCACTGAAAGAAGATTGGCAGGAGCGCAAGGCCTCCGAGAAGCCAGCCGACGCAGATTCTCCAGACACTGGCGACGCAGGCCACACTGCCGGCGAGTTCGTTCTACCTACCGATCCGACAAATATAATCTTCTTTGGGCCGCCCGGCACAGGGAAGACGCGGAGAATCGATGGATTACGAGCACTGTATACAAACACGCTGGCAACCCTTAACCGAGAAGCGTGGCTGGATGAATTGGTAGCTGATGAAGGGTGGCTGGCCGTATTCGTTGCAATTATGGCGCGCATCGGAAAGCCGATGCGCGCGGTAGACATCGCAAGCTCCGAGCTCGCCCTCGCCAAGGGGAGACCCAGCGCAAAGCGAAATCGGTCCGTCGCGCCCCCCATTAGCGGATACCTTCTCGAACACAGCGTCGAGTCTGTGACCATTCCGCCGAGCCTCGTTCGTCGGCAGCCACTGGTATTTGATCGCCTTCCTACGGGCGATTGGACTCTCGCAGACGATTGGCAGGAATCTCTGCCCGAGGCTCTCAGCCTACTTAAACTCTGGAAGGCAAATCCAAGCGCCGGGACCGCCGCTGTACAGCGGTATCGTATGGTCACGTTCCATCCGAGCTACGGTTACGAGGACTTTGTGCAAGGAATTCGGCCGGCCGAGGATGAACTCGGTGAGATCGCGTTCCGAAAGGTCGATGGTGCGTTCAAGACGCTTTGCGACCTCGCGCTGCACGACCCTTCGCAGCGCTACGCCATGTTCATCGATGAGATCAACCGCGCTAATGTATCGAAGGTATTCGGCGAGCTCATTACGCTTATCGAAGGCGACAAGCGCATATCACCTGGGAAAGAGGGCACTGGGTCGGGACTACGCATCCACTTGCCAAGCGGCGAGACATTCGGCGTACCTTCCAATGTCGACATCTACGGGACGATGAACACTGCAGATCGCTCGATCGCACTCATGGATGTCGCCCTACGACGACGATTCCGCTTCGTCGAGATGGCTACCGACTACGACGTACTATCAGAGCACGTCGATGGTATCGATTTGGGCCGCATGCTGAGGCGGATTAATGAAAGGCTCGAGTTTCTACTTGGCTCAGACCACTGCATCGGTCACGGGTATCTTGCCAAAGTGAGGTCGCTAGACGATCTTCGTTCCGTCTTCGCCCTTCAACTCATACCTTTGCTCGAAGAATTCTTTTTCGACCAAAGAGATCGCATAGCTGCCGTTCTTTCGAACCAAAACGGCTCGTGCGTTTTCGTGTCTGAGAAGGTGATCGTCGCAGGCGACTTGTTTGCACACAACCTAAGTCAGGGCGTGCCGCAAAGAACAAGTCAGGTCGGCATGAGCACGCCGGAAGATTGGAAAGCTGCCGACTTCGTCGCGATCTATGGTTGACGGCTTGCTCCCTGAAAAGCGGTACTCTCGCGCCCCTCTTGTGGCGCGAGAGTACCAATGGCTACCCGTCACAAATTCCGCTTCGACAGGAATCTCACTACAAGAGTTTGACAGCCTCCGCACACTGAGCCAAAAGCGTCCCGGACTCTGCGAGGCTTCGTACGGCGGGATTCGCCTGAAACATTACTGCGGCATAGTTTCACTTGGTGAGAGGTCACTGGAAATCATTCCGAAGCTCGGCATTGATGACGTTCCGACCGATCTCTCACGAGGGCACCTTCTGCGCTGGCTGCGCGATAGCGGCTGCATGCCAACCCCGGTCCTGACCGAAGCAGCGCAATCAAGTACCTCCTCACCGCTACTCGACACGTTCATCTCGGCCTTCTTTGGCGAGGTCGCTAGAACTGTCAGCCAAGGCCTACTACATCGATATAAGAGCGAGTCCGAGGATCTCGCGTCCATACGGGGCCGGATCAACTGGCCACGACAGAGCGGAACGCTATGGGGACGCCCAGACAGGATGGCATGCACTTACGACGAGTTCACTGCCGATATATCTGTCAATCAGATAGTTAAGTACGCACTACGCGCCGTACTGCGTCAAGGCGACCGCCAGCTGTCCAGGCGCGCGGCCACCCTTCTCGGCCACTTTGAGTCCGTGAGCGATATCGATGTTCACTGTCTCCGCGGCACCGTCTCCCTCCGAGATCGTCAGATCCGTCGCTATGAGGGGTGTCTGGCCTGGGCATGGCTGATTATTGACACTCTTTCGCCATCGCTTCGACATGGTGATGAGCAAGCCCCGGGCCTCCTTTTTGACATGAACAAGGTCTTCGAAGCCATCGCGGTTCGCTGTATTTCGGCTGACATTCAGTCACCGGACTTTCGCGTCTCGGTCCAGGACGCATCAAGCCATCTTGGCTTCTATGGAGAACACGCGGTAACTCAGTTAAGACCGGATATCGTGGTGTGGAAAGGTCAGCAGAGGATGACCGTGGCCGATGCCAAGTGGAAACGGCTCGAGGTGGATTCTCGTGGGGTGCCCATTTTGAACGGCCACGATGTCTATCAGCTCCTTTCCTACGCCGCGGCAATGGACCTTAGCGAGGTCAGCCTTGTATACCCGCTCCATGACGGGCTGAAGGGCTGGACGCCGGATTCGGTCAAGCTTCGTATTCACGACGGCGGGACTGTAAACCTCTCAATCTTGCTAATTGATCTGGCAAGCGATTCATACGACGTAACTACGTCCGCTAGCTGGTACACCGGGCTTCGCACCTAGCGACTATCTGTCCAGAAGTTCGCGCGAATGCGACCCTTCCGGGATCGACCGATGGCTTAGCAGATCATTGGTTAGCGCTTTCTCGCCGCCTAGCGCCTCCCCTCCCCTTGAATAACTCAACTGGATTGAGATACTTCTCATCTGTGAAGGGGATGGGGAGAGTTAACAATGAGCGATACAGAAGTCAGCGCGCCTCCGCGGGGCCTGGCAGACGGTATTCGTCGCGTACTGTCCGACTACGCCGCGGCCTCCCAGGAGCCATTCGAGAAGCACGAACTTGCAAAGCTCATTCGTGGTGACCTGGCCGACGCCGTGGAAGCGACCGTCGGCGACCCGACTGGCACATATCTCGTTAAGGGCAGCGCTGGCCAGGGTGTTTGGGCTAGGGGTCCGTGGGTCGCCATATTCAATCGCTTGGTGACGACCTCTGCGCAGTCAGGCTACTACGTATGTCTTCTCTTCCGAGAAGATATGCAAGGAGTCTATCTAACCTTAGTGCAAGCGATGACCGAGGCGAAGCGACACTATCGATCTAACGTAAAAGCCTCCCTCCGAGCTCGCGCTGCCAATTTCCGAGCTCTCCTTGGCAAGGTACCTCAAGGACTTCCACTAGAAACCATCGATTTGATGCCTTCGACACAACAGAACGACACTAGCTTCTACGAAGCTGGTGTAATCGCCGCGAAGTACTATCCGAAGTTGTCACTGCCTGACGATGATGAACTGTCACGAGACATTCGATCCGCACTTACGTTATACGAGATGCTGATCTCTAGCGAAACAAACGACGTACCCACGAGCATCGTCGACACGCAAGTCGAGCCACAATTTGAAGACTCTGGGCGGAAGAAGCTTCATTACAGAATTGAGCGCAACAAGAAGCTAGCGAATGACGTCAAAGAGGCACTCGGATTCACCTGCCAAGCGTGCGGCTTCAATTTCGAAGAAGCTTACGGTGAGCTAGGTAAAGGTTTCATCGAAGCTCATCACCTTACACCTATCTCCACCCTGGTGCCCGGCAAAGTTCAGCTCGACCCGAGGCAGGATTTTGCTGTCCTGTGCTCAAATTGTCATAGCATGATTCACCGAAGTGAGTTTGTTTCCGATATTGCCGCGTTCAGGGATCGACACCTGAAGCTCCCACCCTAATAGCAGCCAGTAGCGATTCGATCTTAAGCCAAAGCTTTCTGTAATTGCATTGTGTAGCCGCTGGACGTCGGACTCTTTTTTCCCTCTCTCGTAGTGCTCAAGACATACGTTCTCAATTTCTATGCGGGCATGCATACGGCCTGGGAGCCAGTGCCCGCTATGGCATCTATTGCGCAGCGTTCCGATGAACGATTCGATGTAGTCTTCCTAGACTGGCTTGTCAGACGCTATAAGCCTCTGCTCCGCAACACGTTCGTGCGCGAAGAAGACGTTGACCATGCCGACAAACGCCGATTCGTCTTCGCTACGAATCCCTTTGGTCAACCCACCTGTGATCACCGGGCGGTCGACGACGCACGCGGTTCGTCGCCTCTTTTCCACTTAAGGCCAGCCTCGGCCCAATCGACTCAAGCCCCCAAAAGATTTCGCCGCATGCGTACTCTCATGATCACCGCAGCATGCCTCGCAAGACGCCGTCGCGACTTCATATGACGGCCTCTGGGCCGGATCAACTAATCATCCGACTTCTTCTTGCCTTCGATGATCTCAATGTCATCGTGTCCGAGACCAAACAGCCTGTAGATACCATCGTCTAGCTGACGTTCGAGCGAAAGGATCTTGCGCGCCTGAATCTCTTCGTCAAGCGTACTTTGTGTAGACCTATGTACTGAGCGCGCAGCGATAAGTCGCTCAGCCAGTCCAACAAGTGCGTCATGCATAGACCTTTCTTCTGGCACCCTAAAATCGATAAATCGAATAGGAAGAACGTCCAGTTCATTCGTGGCGACGTTGTTGTTGCTACTTGTCATCTTGAATCGCCACTGTGCTAGTCGGCTATTGAGAATTGCAAGCACATACTCGGCTCGATATCCGGAACTCTCGTCCACAACAATCGAGTTCGTTGAGTCCGCAAAATAGGCAGGTGGATCACAGATCATAGCTACGATTCTCAGTCGCTCGTCGACACCTGTTATGCGCTGTGTCGCGATCCTCCGCTTTTTCACTACATCGCGTTTGCGATTCGTTTCGAGGAACTCCGCCTCATCGAACCACTCGCGCATCCCCTGCGATAGCCGGTCGCGAATTTCATAGCGACCAACCTCCACCCCCTTAAGGAGTCGCGTGAGTCGAGAGTCTGAAGAGATGAATTTT
This genomic interval carries:
- a CDS encoding McrB family protein — protein: MATSAPGSDFSAILSAAREWINTCIHADGSMFTSDQIWTLENIEELHRAIADHPIAGDGSFIDKLLEQTAPTTSRVKALLAELYWALQLFPSNLRAETKVKLFRQFADVARFDTSGGERWLSKEVLRGIGSGGTGYQQYFWREVVYATAVFSALKRMPRDERISLMEDRARFTPWLEAQMNAKEDRQYRHMFRYFVFPKDVERMSSNRNRRDVLEAFANIQQDESFKWSDLDLDDALLALRARLGTELGTDVLDFYESPLKEDWQERKASEKPADADSPDTGDAGHTAGEFVLPTDPTNIIFFGPPGTGKTRRIDGLRALYTNTLATLNREAWLDELVADEGWLAVFVAIMARIGKPMRAVDIASSELALAKGRPSAKRNRSVAPPISGYLLEHSVESVTIPPSLVRRQPLVFDRLPTGDWTLADDWQESLPEALSLLKLWKANPSAGTAAVQRYRMVTFHPSYGYEDFVQGIRPAEDELGEIAFRKVDGAFKTLCDLALHDPSQRYAMFIDEINRANVSKVFGELITLIEGDKRISPGKEGTGSGLRIHLPSGETFGVPSNVDIYGTMNTADRSIALMDVALRRRFRFVEMATDYDVLSEHVDGIDLGRMLRRINERLEFLLGSDHCIGHGYLAKVRSLDDLRSVFALQLIPLLEEFFFDQRDRIAAVLSNQNGSCVFVSEKVIVAGDLFAHNLSQGVPQRTSQVGMSTPEDWKAADFVAIYG
- a CDS encoding MrcB family domain-containing protein; translated protein: MSDTEVSAPPRGLADGIRRVLSDYAAASQEPFEKHELAKLIRGDLADAVEATVGDPTGTYLVKGSAGQGVWARGPWVAIFNRLVTTSAQSGYYVCLLFREDMQGVYLTLVQAMTEAKRHYRSNVKASLRARAANFRALLGKVPQGLPLETIDLMPSTQQNDTSFYEAGVIAAKYYPKLSLPDDDELSRDIRSALTLYEMLISSETNDVPTSIVDTQVEPQFEDSGRKKLHYRIERNKKLANDVKEALGFTCQACGFNFEEAYGELGKGFIEAHHLTPISTLVPGKVQLDPRQDFAVLCSNCHSMIHRSEFVSDIAAFRDRHLKLPP
- a CDS encoding McrC family protein, which produces MVDGLLPEKRYSRAPLVAREYQWLPVTNSASTGISLQEFDSLRTLSQKRPGLCEASYGGIRLKHYCGIVSLGERSLEIIPKLGIDDVPTDLSRGHLLRWLRDSGCMPTPVLTEAAQSSTSSPLLDTFISAFFGEVARTVSQGLLHRYKSESEDLASIRGRINWPRQSGTLWGRPDRMACTYDEFTADISVNQIVKYALRAVLRQGDRQLSRRAATLLGHFESVSDIDVHCLRGTVSLRDRQIRRYEGCLAWAWLIIDTLSPSLRHGDEQAPGLLFDMNKVFEAIAVRCISADIQSPDFRVSVQDASSHLGFYGEHAVTQLRPDIVVWKGQQRMTVADAKWKRLEVDSRGVPILNGHDVYQLLSYAAAMDLSEVSLVYPLHDGLKGWTPDSVKLRIHDGGTVNLSILLIDLASDSYDVTTSASWYTGLRT